From one Pagrus major chromosome 21, Pma_NU_1.0 genomic stretch:
- the LOC141017058 gene encoding glutamate-rich protein 6: protein MSSLWIEKECKGGIPEGCPQSISDPPTHCIGAAGVLRYNRESDNHGINLTTILQAPLTEYPVRCEYCGEEAKPSLDLTWVHQPETVFCCARWQQLCEMLVKQTCLVGWRCDLSRTATPTTQGDNKPATETEELLVQAREMEDGNKFVMELPQGFGYKSGIDGAEFLQKTYSKGMKFLTVFPDGSAQVFYPSGLLAVVVVVTEENGRVCIVYDDSDAPCQPIRAVFLSDGRSTCYHRNGNIWLALNTSGGQCLDEKGARVRQWSWSSLSPTPLHPIFLSLNKTVGVRVLGRAQVFVSFLARGQQAKFSVGTCCTQGECKTNMASSGPSLLKEELFVSAARIRIHLAFLQLHQYLRTPSRPRLPKTSQVRHLHAVAQRLLAVSADVMMSERDRAFIHRCLRDCL, encoded by the exons ATGTCGTCACTGTGGATTGAGAAAGAGTGTAAAGGAGG GATACCAGAGGGCTGTCCACAGTCTATCAGTGACCCACCCACCCATTGTATCGGCGCAGCAGGAGTTCTGAGGTACAATCGGGAGTCCGACAACCACGGGATAAACTTAACAACCATTCTTCAAGCG CCTCTGACAGAATACCCAGTGAGGTGTGAGTACTGTGGAGAAGAGGCCAAACCTTCACTGGATCTGACATGGGTGCATCAGCCTGAG ACAGTCTTCTGCTGTGCCCGgtggcagcagctctgtgagatGCTGGTGAAGCAGACCTGTTTGGTTGGGTGGCGATGCGACCTGTCGAGGACAGCTACTCCAACAACGCAGGGAGACAACAAGCCAGCCACAGAGACGGAGGAGCTTCTCGTCCAGGCGAGGGAGATGGAGGATGGCAACAAGTTTGTCATGGAGTTACCGCAGGGATTTGGGTACAAAAGTGGCATC GATGGGGCAGAGTTTCTACAGAAGACTTACTCCAAGGGTATGAAATTTCTCACAGTGTTCCCTGACGGCTCTGCTCAGGTCTT TTATCCCTCAGGCCTCTTGGCTGTCGTCGTCGTGGTCACTGAAGAAAATGGAAGGGTCTGCATCGTATATGATGACAGCGATGCCCCctgtcaaccaatcagagccgtGTTCCTGTCTGATGGCAGGTCGACATGTTATCACAGAAATGGAAACATATG GCTGGCCTTAAACACATCAGGCGGTCAGTGTTTGGATGAGAAGGGTGCCAGGGTTCGTCAGTGGAGCTGGAGCAGCCTCTCTCCCACTCCCCTGCACCCCATCTTCCTGTCTCTAAACAAAACTGTTGGGGTCCGGGTCCTCGGGAGGGCACaggtgtttgtctccttcctggCAAGAGGTCAACAGGCCAAGTTCAGCGTGGGCACCTGCTGCACTCAG ggtgaatgtaaaacaaacatggctTCCTCAGGACCATCACTCCTGAAGGAGGAGCTGTTTGTATCAGCAGCCAGGATTAGGATCCACCTGGCCTTTCTGCAGCTTCACCAGTACCTGAGGACGCCCTCCCGTCCCCGGCTGCCGAAGACCTCACAAGTCCGCCACCTCCATGCTGTTGCCCAAAGGCTTCTGGCAGTCAGTGCTGATGTGATGATGAGTGAGCGTGACAGAGCCTTTATTCATAGGTGCCTTCGGGATTGTCTTTGA
- the selenot1a gene encoding thioredoxin reductase-like selenoprotein T1a, with protein sequence MAMKWLRFSLLVLGVFSLCCATAGDSSSGVKKMKMQFATGPLLKFQICISUGYKRVFEEYTQALYQRYPDIRIEGENYLPIPLYRHFASFLSMFKLLVIGVIIIGRDPFALFGMQAPGIWEWGQGNKIYACMMVFFLSNMIENQCMSTGAFEITLNDVPVWSKLESGHLPSMQQLVQILDNEMKMNVHMNTKPHHS encoded by the exons ATGGCGATGAAGTGGTTGCGTTTTTCGCTCCTCGTCTTGGGGGTTTTCTCGCTGTGCTGCGCCACCGCCGgtgacagcagcagcggcgtgaagaagatgaagatgcaGTTCGCCACGGGACCTCTTCTAAAGTTTCAAATTTG CATTTCCTGAGGGTACAAGCGGGTGTTTGAGGAGTACACGCAGGCTTTGTACCAGCGGTACCCAGACATCCGCATTGAAGGGGAGAACTATCTTCCCATACCCCTCTACCG aCACTTTGCTTCCTTCCTGTCTATGTTCAAACTGCTGGTGATTGGGGTGATTATTATCGGCAGGGACCCATTCGCCCTCTTTGGTATGCAAGCCCCAGGCATCTGGGAGTGGGGCCAGGGAAATAAG ATATATGCCTGCATGATGGTGTTCTTCCTCAGCAATATGATCGAAAACCAGTGTATGTCTACAGGAGCTTTTGAAATCACATTAAATG ATGTGCCAGTGTGGTCCAAACTAGAGTCAGGTCACCTGCCCTCCATGCAGCAGCTTGTGCAAATCCTGGATAACGAGATGAAGATGAACGttcacatgaacacaaaacCACACCACTCCTAA
- the LOC141016983 gene encoding uncharacterized protein: MMLKGKRKSPTFYLAAVILSCYLAQLTDCYRLTKTERREGRKEAYAGKTIALQEGKIVFGRAFESGSQLIDGTKNPSNASVEDESTYQADSAGHTSAKGQTSDAEALWRHMNPSLQCGADQMRFRAMGPGSSSFTVAQGSAPPMPLTQIPSSCGYNMQRNALGFSMYAPYGGCNMVQQGGSYVLPMHWQGIPVSLWCPKPAAQPTTAAPTTEAKHPEMPKFPHYPLYPPFYPLPATPAPATTAPKPQMPLYPPFYPPFYPLPVTPAPTTTAPKPQMPKFPPYPLYPPFYPLPVTPAPATTAPKPQMPLYPPFYPPFYPLPVTPAPTTTAPKPQMPKFPPYPLYPPFYPLPVTPAPTTTAPKPQMPKFPPYPLYPPFYPLPVTQAPATTAAKPQFPKFPPYPIYPPFYPLPVTPAPATTAPKPQMPLYPPFYPPFYPLPVTPATPATKPPPPIFHLPPFPYPLPVPVGFPAYPYHPTTAPTTAAPTTATTKKPDVPTTVPLPDHTHRHGHYAYPYPLHFHG, translated from the exons ATGATGCtcaaaggaaagaggaaaagcCCCACTTTTTACCTGGCTGCTGTGATTCTCTCGTGTTATTTGGCGCAGTTGACAGACTGTTATCGACTGACGAAAACAGAAAGAcgagaaggaaggaaagaagcgTACGCAGGCAAGACGATAGCTCTCCAAGAGGGGAAGATTGTGTTCGGGAGAGCTTTTGAGAGCGGGTCACAGCTCATAGACGGGACCAAGAACCCCTCAAACGCTTCTGTGGAGGATGAATCTACTTATCAGGCAGACTCTGCAG GACACACTTCGGCAAAAGGACAAACTAGTGATGCAGAAGCATTATGGAGGCACATGAATCCTTCCCTCCAGTGCGGTGCAGACCAGATGAGGTTCAGAGCAATGGGACCAGGATCGTCCTCATTTACAGTGGCACAAG GAAGTGCCCCTCCAATGCCTCTGACCCAGATCCCTTCCAGCTGTGGCTACAACATGCAGAGGAACGCTCTTGGTTTTTCCATGTATGCTCCCTACGGCGGCTGCAACATGGTTCAACAG GGTGGAAGTTATGTGCTCCCAATGCATTGGCAGGGAATCCCAGTCTCCCTCTGGTGTCCAAAACCTGCAGCACAACCCACTACTGCAGCACCCACCACTGAAGCAAAACACCCAGAAATGCCTAAATTTCCACATTATCCTCTCTACCCTCCTTTCTATCCTCTTCCAGCCACTCCAGCACCAGCCACAACAGCTCCAAAGCCACAAATGCCTCTCTATCCTCCTTTCTACCCTCCTTTCTATCCTCTTCCAGTTACTCCAGCACCAACCACAACGGCTCCAAAGCCACAAATGCCTAAATTTCCACCATATCCTCTATACCCTCCTTTCTATCCTCTTCCAGTTACTCCAGCACCAGCCACAACAGCTCCAAAGCCACAAATGCCTCTCTATCCTCCTTTCTACCCTCCTTTCTATCCTCTTCCAGTTACTCCAGCACCAACCACAACGGCTCCAAAGCCACAAATGCCTAAATTTCCACCATATCCTCTATACCCTCCTTTCTATCCTCTTCCAGTTACTCCAGCACCAACCACAACGGCTCCAAAGCCACAAATGCCTAAATTTCCACCATATCCTCTATACCCTCCTTTCTATCCTCTTCCAGTTACTCAAGCACCAGCCACAACAGCGGCAAAGCCACAATTCCCTAAATTTCCACCATATCCAATCTACCCTCCTTTCTATCCTCTTCCAGTTACTCCAGCACCAGCCACAACAGCTCCAAAGCCACAAATGCCTCTCTATCCTCCTTTCTACCCTCCTTTCTATCCTCTTCCAGTTACTCCGGCAACTCCAGCCACCAAACCTCCTCCCCCAATATTTCATTTGCCTCCCTTCCCTTACCCTCTTCCTGTGCCAGTAGGCTTTCCTGCCTATCCCTATCATCCAACTACAGCGCCGaccactgcagctccgaccactgcaaCGACTAAGAAACCAGACGTCCCAACAACTGTACCTCTACCTGATCATACTCACCGACATGGCCACTATGCTTACCCATATCCTCTCCATTTCCATGGCTAA
- the LOC141017160 gene encoding uncharacterized protein → MAGEDGRGCWSPQAVAVILVLSCFAQSVTCFSLRWLSGNVKQDELASEATVMEVRAGNILFNGKELKSQSGSAFAAAAGNDVLLQTNLDESDGSGMLEPTFQPEDALANEEAWRRLNLTLHCGPNKMKLKAMGPGASHLKLDMGEANPLPLTQVPENCHFSVKQTALGLVLEVPYNGCNVTQEDGNYLLPMRWLDTPVKFTCPMLTSSAATSASTTLKPAQLPWQLPVPHGLRSLNRRKRQAYQTLPIYDPRHPYYRYWYYYNYYYYYYLYMMRQTPAPSTATTTANPDTTTSTVKPPYMYYPYYYPYYYYYPYTQVTTTAPPTTTANSTGGMTTTAETTAPPMTSSAPAPTPAPTPAPTVAPTPAPTPAPTPAPTPAPTPAPTPAPTPAPTPAPTPAPTTKTCTTKPSDGVYPGTMKPYVPFDQLQFVPYVEYNKAGNVPYDLKNMPQAGYKSGPGARAQPPPHPGFSHWQPAHWFPQQTGQDYHQFGWQNLLPKPA, encoded by the exons ATGGCAGGTGAAGATGGAAGGGGATGCTGGTCACCTCAAGCTGTAGCAGTCATATTAGTCCTGAGCTGTTTTGCCCAGAGTGTAACTTGTTTTAGCTTGCGATGGCTGAGTGGAAATGTTAAGCAGGACGAGCTAGCTAGTGAGGCTACAGTGATGGAAGTAAGGGCTGGAAACATTCTCTTCAATGGGAAAGAGCTCAAGTCCCAGTCAGGGTCTGCCTTTGCTGCGGCCGCAGGGAATGATGTATTGCTGCAAACTAACTTGGATGAATCAGATGGCTCAG GGATGTTGGAGCCGACGTTTCAGCCGGAGGACGCCTTGGCCAATGAAGAAGCATGGAGGCGCTTAAATCTTACCCTGCACTGTGGTCCGAACAAGATGAAGTTGAAAGCAATGGGACCTGGAGCTTCTCACTTAAAGCTAGACATGG GCGAGGCCAATCCCCTGCCTTTGACCCAGGTGCCTGAAAACTGTCACTTCTCAGTGAAGCAAACTGCACTCGGTCTTGTTTTGGAGGTTCCCTACAATGGATGCAATGTGACACAAGAG GATGGCAACTACTTGTTGCCAATGCGTTGGCTGGACACTCCAGTTAAATTCACCTGTCCCATGTTGACGAGTTCTGCTGCGACATCTGCTTCGACGACCCTCAAGCCTGCTCAGCTGCCATGGCAACTTCCTGTCCCTCACGGACTTCGGAGCCTGAATCGTCGTAAGCGTCAGGCATACCAGACCCTGCCAATCTACGATCCTCGCCATCCATATTATCGCTATTggtattattataattattattactactattacttGTATATGATGCGACAAACGCCAGCACCTAGCACTGCTACAACTACTGCCAACCCTGACACTACTACATCTACAGTCAAACCCCCCTACATGTACTACCCTTACTATTACCCCTATTACTACTACTATCCCTATACCCAAGTGACTACTACAGCGCCACCAACTACCACTGCCAATTCTACTGGTGGAATGACCACGACAGCCGAGACAACAGCACCTCCCATGACTTCGTCTGCTCCCGCTCCCACGCCAGCTCCCACGCCTGCTCCTACGGTTGCCCCCACGCCGGCCCCCACGCCCGCTCCCACGCCGGCCCCCACGCCCGCCCCCACGCCGGCCCCCACGCCCGCTCCCACCCCCGCTCCCACGCCAGCCCCCACGCCCGCTCCCACGACTAAAACATGCACAACAAAGCCCAGCGATGGCGTATATCCAGGCACGATGAAACCGTACGTTCCTTTTGACCAGCTCCAGTTCGTTCCATATGTTGAATACAACAAGGCTGGTAACGTGCCGTACGACCTGAAAAACATGCCTCAAGCTGGCTACAAATCTGGACCAGGGGCTCGAGCACAGCCACCCCCACATCCAGGCTTCAGCCACTGGCAACCTGCACATTGGTTTCCCCAACAAACAGGCCAAGACTATCATCAGTTCGGCTGGCAAAATCTGCTGCCTAAACCGGCCTAA